From the genome of Agelaius phoeniceus isolate bAgePho1 chromosome 24, bAgePho1.hap1, whole genome shotgun sequence:
GAGTTAAGTGATGGCTTCAGCTTTTTATTCTACTGCTTTGGGCAAGAGTATAACAGAATTCAAGCTTATTCCAAatcatttcccattcccatgtGGGCAAGGGCAGGGAGACAGAACACCACACAGAGCTCATGTTTGATAGAGTTTATGTCTCAGAGAAGCCATGTGACTAACCAAGGAAAACCCTGAgtaattttctcaaattttatGCAGCAAGCTCAGTtctagaaggagaagaaagtgCAACAAGTGACTTCAGAGACAGAAATGACACAGAATTTGAAGAAGTACCCACAATTGTGAGTATATAATGCTATATAAAAGATCCTTTATGCTGCCTTTTTATTCCCTGCCACTTCCCACCTCTTCCAATTCAGTATCTCTCAAACAGTTTCAGTCAAACTAAACTCAAAAACTTTACAAAAAACCCACTGTAAAAAGGCAGGTCTGCAAAATTCTGCAGCCTTCTACACCTTTTGCAGTCCTACCAAGAGATCTGATGTAGAAATCCTCTAGCTGGGAAGGCAAATCAGCTTATCCTGGTTTGTTTGGTCACTGCATGCATGTCAAACACGAGAGGTGACAGCTAAAAAATGCATCCACACTGATAGACCAAGAAATTTAAATGTTACTATAAACACGTAGACTGAATGTACTGAGGgggtttttccctctttcccccttGTCATTGCCCACAAGACTCCACAATGTAATAAATGTTTTGCAGTTTGGAGACCTGAAGACCACAGAAAGTAGCTTCATCCAGGATGGAGAAAGTGAAAATGCTACTGCTTATGAAGTTAACACTGGAAGTGTTGATGGTAAAAATCCCTTTCGTTTCTATTTTTACACATCAAAGTTATAGTGCCACCTACTAAACAATATCTGGAAATCTGAATTACTCTCTCAAACTTCATTTGCTCACTTTCTATCAAAAGAACAAGCTCAAACCATTGTGACAAAGTCACAAATAAAAGTTTTCCTTGGATATAACCTTTCAAGTTGGAAGGCACCACTGTACAAAGCAGAGGGAGTAATTATTGCCTTTCTGTCCTTACAGGTGAACGGAGTGGGGAAACAGAGAAAACTGATGAAggtataaaaaagaatatttgctTATAAAGACAAGGGAGAAATGTAACTGCCAGGCAGCTCCCCTTCCAGCAGCCCTTCCTATTCCCATGCCATTAAATAAAAGTTCCAGGGgaggcacagctgctccctgagctgcttTCCCTGGTTCCCCTGCTCACTGTCTCCATATCCACACCCTATGGAGCCCTTCAGCCCAAAGTCAtggctccaggctgtggcatcCACATTCtctaaaaaaatcccttcaaccaggatttttctcctgggaagctgagaaacctcagataaaaaggaaaacaataattatctgatttgcttctcctgtgttttgctctttggaatgtgtttggagattgttcacccacaggtgattgcttcattgttttctgctgtgagttgttttcactctttggccaatcagggccaagctgtgtcaggactctggagagagacacaagtttttattattatctttttagccttctgtaagtatcctttctgtattctttagtatagtttagtatagcattctttaatataatatagtatcataaaataataaattagccttctgagaacatggagacagagtcatcattccttccttcatctgggAGGAACACAAATACAATGCCAGGCTGCTGAACATCCAAACCTACTTTAGAATTCACAAGGAATTTCCCCAAGGAGTGGGATGCAGCAGGACAGCACCAGGTCTATCAGTAGCCTCTTATCAATGGTCTCCATGAGATACATAATAACATTCCC
Proteins encoded in this window:
- the PDPN gene encoding podoplanin isoform X3 gives rise to the protein MFLKVPFFIFLLGSLPFVALAQEASSVLEGEESATSDFRDRNDTEFEEVPTIFGDLKTTESSFIQDGESENATAYEVNTGSVDGERSGETEKTDEGGLGTIALLGIIIGIIVAVGILAGIIIAVVRKMSGRP
- the PDPN gene encoding podoplanin isoform X1, with the translated sequence MFLKVPFFIFLLGSLPFVALAQEASSVLEGEESATSDFRDRNDTEFEEVPTIFGDLKTTESSFIQDGESENATAYEVNTGSVDGERSGETEKTDEGGLGTIALLGIIIGIIVAVGILAGIIIAVVRKMSGRYSP
- the PDPN gene encoding podoplanin isoform X2, with the translated sequence MFLKVPFFIFLLGSLPFVALAQEASSVLEGEESATSDFRDRNDTEFEEVPTIFGDLKTTESSFIQDGESENATAYEVNTGSVDGERSGETEKTDEGGLGTIALLGIIIGIIVAVGILAGIIIAVVRKMSGRYS